From the genome of Acropora palmata chromosome 4, jaAcrPala1.3, whole genome shotgun sequence, one region includes:
- the LOC141879576 gene encoding uncharacterized protein LOC141879576 — protein MDSGQVTELLECPVCFKQLDQTCKVLPCQHTFCGQCLREIVQGSKELRCPECRILVEKDVDDLPANIFLVRFLESLKLGQHRKESLDSMGKETGVVSVKDKQKLYAPRTQKQAEETIQLSGMHGISGYNTSVPPSEMHGIAWYNASVQPSGMQGIPGAGKVPCAWGICSLPPGGVHEQHPELGRPEGPNQGLQAIWKSPQARGPGRMPAQRPARKFGRYGKKQRWELSLAASVQSQEQVKQVIYIPGQEPLTTSMLASISPQEQKRIIGERLYPLIHATYPDQAGTITDMLLETDNAQLLHMLESLEAFAAKTQEAVSVLRMHRQEEIEAQRLTSSMLQLAAASPQDQKQIIGEHLYPLIEATHPEKAAKITGMLLELDILELMNMLESREALAAKTQEAVLVLRAYNAREEAQRKNGSPLFYHQHCTKKRANYRSKYELDKQKPYASRTQKQAGGAVQPSVMQGIPGAGKVPCARGICSLPTGGVHEQHPKSGRPEGPNQGLQGMGKSLHVQGHGGMPAQRPAGKFGRNDRKQRRGRPLAVSMQPQPVQKAICIPGQEPLNSRELAAASPQEQKQIIGERLYPLIQSTHPDQAGKITGMLLEIDNAELLHMLESREALAAKTQEAVSVLRAHSAQEKGEIKNGKGKIGWNARKQRRGRPLAVSMQPQPEQKDICIPGQEPLNSRELAAASPQEQKQIIGERPYPLIQSTHPDQAGKITGMLLEIDNAELLHMLESREALAAKTQEAVSVLRAHSAQERGEIKNGKGKIGWNARKQRRGLPLAVSMQPKPEQQVIYIPGQEPLNSRELAAASPQEQKQIIGERLYPLIQATHPDQAGKITGMLLEIDKAELLHILESREALAAKTQEAVSVSRAHSAQERGKIKNGKGKIGWNARKQRRGRPLAVSMQPKPEQQVIYIPGQEPLNSRELAAASPQEQKQIIGERLYPLIQATYPDQAGKITGMLLEIDNAELLHMLECPEALAAKTQEAVSVLGVHSAKKIA, from the exons ATGGACTCGGGGCAGGTCACAGAACTTTTGGAGTGCCCAGTTTGTTTTAAACAGCTGGATCAAACTTGTAAAGTTTTGCCGTGTCAACACACTTTCTGTGGACAATGTTTGAGGGAAATTGTCCAGGGAAGTAAAGAATTGCGATGCCCAGAGTGTAGGATTCTTGTCGAAAAAGACGTTGACGATTTACCAGCGAACATCTTCCTCGTGAGGTTTCtggaaagtttgaaattggGACAACACCGAAAGGAATCCTTGGACAGCATGGGTAAAGAAACAGGAGTTGTTTCTGTAAAG GACAAACAAAAGCTCTATGCTCCCAGGACTCAGAAGCAGGCTGAGGAAACGATCCAACTCTCAGGAATGCATGGCATATCAGGATATAACACCAGCGTTCCCCCCTCAGAAATGCATGGTATAGCATGGTACAATGCCAGCGTCCAACCCTCAGGAATGCAAGGTATACCAGGAGCTGGAAAAGTGCCTTGTGCATGGGGAATTTGTTCGCTGCCTCCTGGTGGTGTGCATGAGCAGCACCCAGAGCTAGGCAGACCTGAGGGACCCAACCAAGGCCTTCAAGCCATATGGAAATCACCTCAGGCACGAGGACCTGGAAGGATGCCAGCTCAAAGGCCAGCAAGAAAATTTGGACGGTATGGtaagaaacagcgatgggaGCTTTCTTTAGCTGCTTCAGTTCAATCACAAGAACAAGTGAAGCAAGTTATCTACATACCTGGACAAGAGCCCTTAACTACCAGCATGTTGGCTTCAATTTCACCTCAAGAACAGAAACGGATAATCGGTGAGCGCCTTTACCCCTTGATCCATGCCACTTACCCCGATCAAGCTGGTACGATCACAGACATGCTCTTGGAGACAGACAATGCTCAGCTGCTGCACATGTTGGAGTCTCTTGAGGCCTTTGCTGCGAAGACTCAGGAAGCTGTGTCGGTATTGAGGATGCACAgacaagaagaaattgaagccCAAAGGCTAACGTCCAGCATGTTGCAATTGGCTGCAGCTTCACCTCAAGATCAGAAACAGATCATCGGTGAACATTTATACCCCTTGATCGAGGCCACTCACCCGGAAAAAGCTGCTAAGATCACGGGTATGCTGTTGGAGCTCGACATTCTTGAGCTTATGAACATGCTTGAGTCTCGTGAGGCGCTGGCTGCGAAAACTCAGGAAGCTGTGTTGGTATTGAGAGCCTATAACGCAAGGGAAGAGGCGCAGAGAAAGAATGGAAGTCCACTT TTCTACCATCagcattgcaccaaaaagcgcgCAAATTATCGCAGCAAATATGAATTG GACAAACAAAAGCCGTATGCTTCCAGGACTCAGAAGCAGGCTGGGGGAGCAGTCCAACCCTCAGTAATGCAAGGTATACCAGGAGCTGGAAAAGTGCCTTGTGCAAGGGGAATTTGTTCTCTGCCTACTGGTGGTGTGCATGAGCAGCACCCAAAGTCAGGCAGACCCGAGGGACCCAACCAAGGCCTTCAAGGCATGGGGAAATCACTTCACGTGCAAGGACATGGAGGAATGCCAGCTCAAAGGCCAGCTGGTAAATTTGGACGGAATGATCGGAAACAACGACGTGGACGTCCTCTGGCTGTTTCGATGCAACCACAACCAGTGCAGAAAGCCATCTGCATACCTGGCCAAGAGCCACTAAATTCTAGAGAGTTGGCAGCAGCTTCACCTCAAGAACAGAAACAGATCATCGGTGAGCGCCTTTACCCCTTGATCCAGTCCACTCACCCCGATCAAGCTGGCAAGATCACGGGCATGCTGTTAGAGATCGACAATGCAGAGCTATTACACATGCTCGAGTCTCGTGAGGCCCTGGCTGCGAAGACTCAGGAAGCTGTGTCGGTGTTGAGAGCCCATAGCGCACAGGAAAAAGGGGAAATAAAGAATGGGAAAGGAAAGATTGGATGGAATGCTCGGAAACAACGACGTGGACGTCCTCTGGCTGTTTCGATGCAACCACAACCAGAGCAGAAAGATATCTGCATACCTGGCCAAGAGCCATTAAATTCTAGAGAGTTGGCAGCAGCCTCACCTCAAGAACAGAAACAGATCATCGGTGAGCGCCCTTACCCCTTGATCCAGTCCACTCACCCCGATCAAGCTGGCAAGATCACGGGCATGCTGTTAGAGATCGACAATGCAGAGCTATTACACATGCTCGAGTCTCGTGAGGCCCTGGCTGCGAAGACTCAGGAAGCTGTGTCGGTGTTGAGAGCCCATAGCGCACAGGAAAGAGGGGAAATAAAGAATGGGAAAGGAAAGATTGGATGGAATGCTCGGAAACAACGACGTGGACTTCCTCTGGCTGTTTCGATGCAACCAAAACCAGAGCAGCAAGTCATCTACATACCTGGCCAAGAGCCATTAAATTCTAGAGAGTTGGCAGCAGCCTCACCTCAAGAACAGAAACAGATCATCGGTGAGCGCCTTTACCCCTTGATCCAGGCCACTCACCCCGATCAAGCTGGCAAGATCACGGGCATGCTGTTAGAGATCGACAAAGCAGAGCTATTACACATACTCGAGTCTCGTGAGGCCCTGGCTGCGAAGACTCAGGAAGCTGTGTCGGTGTCGAGAGCCCATAGCGCACAGGAAAGAGGGAAAATAAAGAATGGGAAAGGAAAGATTGGATGGAATGCTCGGAAACAACGACGTGGACGTCCTCTGGCTGTTTCGATGCAACCAAAACCAGAGCAGCAAGTCATCTACATACCTGGCCAAGAGCCATTAAATTCTAGAGAGTTGGCAGCAGCCTCACCTCAAGAACAGAAACAGATCATCGGTGAGCGTCTCTACCCCTTGATCCAGGCCACTTACCCCGATCAAGCTGGCAAGATCACGGGCATGCTGTTAGAGATCGACAATGCAGAGCTATTGCACATGCTCGAGTGTCCTGAGGCCCTGGCTGCGAAGACTCAGGAGGCTGTGTCGGTATTGGGGGTCCATAGCGCAAAGAAAATTGCTTAG